One Herbaspirillum rubrisubalbicans genomic window carries:
- a CDS encoding ABC transporter permease, whose product MHIIALLAVLIALPLLGILAAWLGLDAAGVDSLRQQAQTVLPGYLATSGWLALLVPLGVVLVGGATAVTVSLFEFRGRRWLSWALLLPMAMPAYVSAYAYTDFLQYAGLVQSTLRGWFPGWRMDVRGLPGAICMFVFTLYPYAYLLARNALCERGTHLMEAACMLGTPLSARIVRVALPLARPSLAAGAALALMETLADYGVSAYFGLTTFTTGIYKAWVVLDDRLAAAQYASLLLLFVALLLWLERREQGRMRFAASRGGRGSDGAEARLPRLSRGPTLLAWLVCALPVVLGFLLPVAILLHLWWGELGRAPAGLDIAAPAFDLGRYAGWVWNSFRFGGLAAFIAIGLALALCFALRTGGLPRLQGALLRLTARLAGMGYAIPGSVIAVGILLPVAWLQALWPAAGLGVLLTATSLGVIYAYLVRFTAVAVQSVESGYTRIPASLDEAARTLGSARAVIAWRLHMPLLWRSLAVAALMVFVDVVKELPATLLLRPFDTDTLAVIAHNLARDERLGEAALPALSIVLVGLAPVLLVMRALDGRRNADLQSGVPPA is encoded by the coding sequence ATGCACATCATCGCTTTGCTCGCTGTCCTGATCGCCTTGCCCCTGTTGGGCATCCTCGCTGCCTGGCTGGGGCTGGATGCCGCCGGGGTCGATAGTCTGCGCCAGCAGGCCCAGACCGTGCTGCCCGGTTACCTGGCCACTTCCGGCTGGCTGGCGCTGCTGGTGCCGCTGGGGGTGGTGCTGGTGGGTGGGGCGACGGCGGTGACGGTGAGCCTGTTCGAGTTCCGCGGGCGGCGTTGGCTGTCGTGGGCCTTGCTGCTGCCGATGGCCATGCCGGCCTATGTCTCGGCGTATGCCTATACCGATTTCCTGCAATACGCCGGCCTGGTGCAGAGCACACTGCGCGGCTGGTTCCCGGGCTGGCGCATGGATGTGCGCGGCTTGCCGGGGGCGATCTGCATGTTCGTCTTCACGCTCTATCCCTATGCCTACCTGCTGGCGCGCAATGCCCTCTGCGAGCGCGGTACGCATCTGATGGAAGCGGCGTGCATGTTGGGTACGCCCCTGTCCGCACGTATCGTGCGCGTGGCCTTGCCGCTGGCGCGTCCGTCCCTGGCCGCAGGCGCTGCGCTGGCCTTGATGGAGACGCTGGCCGACTATGGCGTGTCGGCCTATTTCGGGCTGACCACGTTTACGACCGGCATCTACAAGGCCTGGGTGGTACTCGATGACCGTCTCGCTGCGGCCCAATATGCCTCCTTGCTGCTGCTGTTCGTGGCGCTGCTGCTGTGGCTGGAGCGGCGCGAACAGGGCCGGATGCGCTTTGCGGCCTCGCGTGGCGGGCGCGGCAGCGATGGCGCCGAGGCGCGCTTGCCGCGTCTGTCGCGCGGGCCGACGCTGCTGGCCTGGCTGGTATGCGCGCTGCCGGTGGTGCTGGGTTTCCTGCTGCCGGTGGCGATCCTGCTGCATCTCTGGTGGGGCGAGCTGGGACGGGCGCCAGCCGGCCTGGACATTGCCGCGCCGGCCTTCGACCTGGGCCGCTATGCGGGCTGGGTGTGGAACAGTTTCCGCTTCGGCGGCTTGGCGGCATTCATAGCGATTGGGCTGGCGCTGGCCCTGTGCTTTGCGTTGCGCACGGGTGGCCTGCCCCGCTTGCAGGGGGCGCTGCTGCGCCTGACGGCACGCCTGGCCGGCATGGGGTATGCCATTCCCGGTTCGGTCATTGCCGTGGGCATCCTGCTGCCGGTGGCCTGGCTGCAGGCGCTGTGGCCGGCAGCGGGACTGGGTGTGCTCTTGACGGCCACCTCGCTGGGCGTGATCTATGCGTATCTGGTACGCTTCACGGCGGTTGCGGTGCAGTCGGTGGAGTCGGGCTATACGCGCATTCCGGCCAGCCTCGATGAAGCGGCGCGCACCCTGGGCAGTGCGCGCGCGGTGATTGCCTGGCGCTTGCACATGCCGCTGTTGTGGCGTTCGCTGGCGGTGGCGGCGCTGATGGTGTTCGTCGATGTGGTCAAGGAATTGCCGGCCACCTTGCTGCTGCGTCCCTTCGATACCGACACCCTGGCCGTGATCGCCCACAACCTGGCGCGCGATGAGCGCCTGGGCGAGGCGGCGCTGCCGGCCTTGTCCATCGTGCTGGTGGGGCTGGCGCCGGTGCTGCTGGTGATGCGGGCGCTGGATGGCCGGCGCAATGCGGACTTGCAAAGCGGCGTTCCGCCCGCATGA
- a CDS encoding ABC transporter ATP-binding protein has translation MFLEVEHLSIRYPRTATAAVDAVSLRLQPGELGALIGPSGSGKTSLLRAVAGLEPAQAGRILLDGQLLEGDGVRVAAEARRIGMVFQDFALFPHLDVAANIGFGLRGMARTQREQIVTQMLDLVGLPEAGRKFPHQFSGGQQQRIALARALAPQPRLLLLDEPFSSLDVELRERLAHDVRDILKRTGTTALMVTHDQLEAFAVADVVGVMRHGRLEQWDSPYALYHRPATRFAADFIGHGVLLRGQLQPVTTGASPQIEVQTAAGLLRGIPLQAPSPSPTQVDVLLRADDVLHDDASPFKARVLRKSFRGAQFLYTLALENGQQLLSLVPSHHDHAIGEWIGIRLDVTHLVTFPGAAEGASVQG, from the coding sequence ATGTTTCTGGAAGTCGAGCACCTCAGCATCCGCTATCCCCGCACCGCCACTGCCGCCGTCGATGCCGTCTCGCTGCGCCTGCAGCCGGGCGAGCTGGGCGCGCTGATCGGCCCTTCCGGCAGCGGCAAGACCAGTCTGCTGCGCGCCGTGGCCGGCCTGGAACCGGCGCAGGCGGGACGCATCCTGCTGGATGGCCAATTGCTCGAAGGCGATGGCGTGCGGGTGGCGGCCGAAGCGCGCCGCATCGGCATGGTGTTTCAGGATTTCGCGCTGTTCCCGCATCTGGACGTGGCGGCCAACATCGGCTTCGGCCTGCGCGGCATGGCACGCACGCAACGCGAGCAGATCGTGACGCAGATGCTGGACCTGGTGGGCCTGCCTGAGGCCGGCCGCAAGTTCCCGCACCAGTTCTCCGGTGGCCAGCAGCAACGCATCGCGCTGGCACGCGCACTGGCCCCGCAACCGCGCCTGCTGCTGCTGGACGAACCGTTTTCCAGCCTGGACGTGGAATTGCGCGAGCGCCTGGCGCATGACGTGCGCGACATCCTCAAGCGCACCGGCACCACCGCCCTGATGGTCACCCACGATCAACTGGAAGCCTTTGCCGTGGCCGACGTGGTGGGCGTGATGCGCCACGGACGGCTGGAACAATGGGATAGCCCCTACGCCCTCTACCATCGCCCGGCCACCCGCTTTGCGGCCGATTTCATCGGGCATGGCGTCCTGCTGCGCGGGCAATTGCAACCGGTGACAACGGGCGCCTCGCCGCAGATCGAAGTGCAGACCGCCGCCGGTTTGCTGCGCGGGATCCCGTTGCAAGCCCCCTCCCCCAGCCCGACCCAGGTGGACGTGCTCTTGCGCGCTGACGACGTGCTGCACGATGACGCCTCCCCCTTCAAGGCTAGAGTGCTGCGCAAGTCCTTCCGGGGTGCGCAATTCCTCTATACGCTGGCCCTGGAGAATGGCCAGCAACTGCTGTCGCTGGTCCCCTCCCATCACGATCACGCGATAGGTGAATGGATAGGCATCCGCTTGGACGTAACGCATCTGGTGACCTTTCCTGGCGCGGCCGAGGGCGCGAGCGTGCAGGGCTGA